One part of the Mytilus trossulus isolate FHL-02 chromosome 11, PNRI_Mtr1.1.1.hap1, whole genome shotgun sequence genome encodes these proteins:
- the LOC134691220 gene encoding uncharacterized protein LOC134691220 isoform X3 produces the protein MSALKMKLSSMFRCLQKQDNDFSYKRRRRRSSLGLMLRGDRNRCLQDMLPMATQLPDGRQAYIDYMTHDQMTETYNLIQTCAQEGQGFAVDEYPTEEEFREDIKGGDSFAIICDTTGEMIAGFILAISKFYRGSAGAVDPFLVVRSSERKRGIGEFIMNRVIEFSKYLNYQGIYVDTFSNNAALIRILDKVGGFTKVGYLPLGGLMKNGYAVSSIVYYKEISNSKVS, from the exons ATGTCGGCTCTCAAGATGAAGCTGTCCTCTATGTTTAGATGTTTACAAAAACAGGATAATGACTTTTCATACA AACGCCGTCGTAGACGATCGAGTTTGGGACTTATGCTACGAGGGGACCGCAATCGGTGTCTACAAGATATGCTCCCTATGGCAACACAACTTCCAGACGGTCGACAAGCCTACATCGACTATATGACACATGACCAAATGACAGAAACCTACAATCTTATACAGACATGCGCACAAGAAGGACAAGGGTTCGCAGTTGATGAATATCCTACAGAAGAAGAGTTCAGAGAAGACATAAAAGGAGGGGATAGTTTTGCTATAATATGTGACACAACCGGTGAAATGATAGCAGGTTTTATTTTAGCCATTAGCAAATTTTACCGTGGATCGGCAGGAGCTGTAGACCCATTTCTTGTGGTGCGCAGTTCTGAACGGAAAAGGGGTATTGGTGAATTTATCATGAACAGAGTTATTGAGTTTTCGAAGTATTTAAACTATCAAGGAATTTATGTGGACACATTTAGTAACAATGCTGCCTTAATTCGTATTTTGGACAAAGTTGGAGGATTTACCAAAGTTGGATATCTTCCATTAGGAGGATTAATGAAAAATGGTTATGCTGTGTCTTCCATAGTTTACTACAAGGAAATCTCTAATAGTAAAGTTAGCTGA